From a region of the Vanessa atalanta chromosome 13, ilVanAtal1.2, whole genome shotgun sequence genome:
- the LOC125068002 gene encoding phosphopantothenoylcysteine decarboxylase, whose translation MAENSLNILIGVTGSVAAIKLPVLIKSLLDINAKYIFKINVICTEHAKHFINENDLTPFSHHLYDDALEWKSWQGRGDPIIHIDLGKWADMMVIAPLDANTLAKISQGICDNLLTCTVRAWDMSKPLLFCPAMNTRMWDHPITCKQIAVLQEWGHEEIPPIDKKLMCGDKGVGAMAEVETIVHRIRSIADKIFEERKQKPT comes from the exons atggcaGAAAACTCTTTAAATATACTAATCGGAGTGACTGGAAGTGTTGCTGCAATAAAACTACCTGTTCTTATTAAGAGTTTACTGGATATCaacgcaaaatatatttttaag attaatGTTATATGCACCGAACacgcaaaacattttattaatgaaaatgatttGACACCATTTTCTCATCATTTGTATGATGATGCTTTGGAGTGGAAAAGTTGGCAAGGCAGAGGAGATCCTATAATACACATTGATTTGGGAAAGTGGGCAGACATGATGGTAATTGCACCGTTGGATGCTAATACACTAGCTAAAATATCTCAG GGTATATGTGATAATCTGTTAACATGCACAGTCAGGGCATGGGATATGTCTAAACCATTGCTATTCTGTCCTGCAATGAACACGAGGATGTGGGACCATCCCATCACATGTAAACAAATAGCAGTATTGCAAGAGTGGGGTCATGAAGAAATTCCTCCGATTGATAAAAAGTTGATGTGTGGGGATAAAGGTGTAGGTGCCATGGCAGAAGTTGAAACAATCGTGCATAGAATTAGAAGTATAGCtgacaaaatatttgaagaGAGGAAACAAAAaccaacataa